In Nostoc edaphicum CCNP1411, the sequence CAATGCACCTGGAATAATTGCCCTTTCTCATTTAACAAAAGATTTTCTTCTGAAAGCAGGCTATTCTGGATACATATCAGTGCAAGTGAACGGTATTGATACTCAGAAAGTAAGTTTTCAAGATAAAGGGAATAATAAAGCTATTTGTTTAGGTTGGATTCAACCAAGAAAACAGCAAAAATTACTGGCAAAAATCATAGATGGAAAGATTGGAATAGATTTTGTTGGCCCTCTAGATGATCCTGATTTTGTTGAAGGAACAACGACAAAACATTTAGGTGTATGGAGTTTAGAACAAGTTTATTCCAGGCTCACAGATTATAGCTGTTTAGTTTTAATTAGTGAAGGGGAGGTTGCACCACTCGTAGTATTAGAAGCAATGGCAGCAGGTTTATGTATCGTTGTTTCCGAATCTGCTAGCGCCAATTTACATCACAAAGAATTCATCAAAATTTTGCCAGATAATATTTTAACTGACACTACACCAGAAGCTAAACAAATTGTTACCGATACAATTAGCGAGATGATTGAGAAAAACCAATATTATCGCCAAGAAATTTTAGAATATGTCCGAGAAAATTTTGATTTTAGCCGGATAATTTATAACTATAATGATATTATGCACGATTTTATAAACTTACACAGTTAAGGAGTAATTTTTTAGACTATTAATAACTTTGTTCTGTTAAACAGAGTTTAAGACTTTACTCCTCAATAATTAAAAATCCCTCTTTTGTTAATGGGATTTTTGGGTTAACAATACGATGATGATTTAACAATGGAAACTGTAGTTTTTGATTTCAATTATGAAGTATCAATTATCCTCTGTACCTACAACCGAGCAAAATATCTAAACAATTGTATTGATAGTGTTATTGCTCAAACT encodes:
- a CDS encoding glycosyltransferase, with the protein product MKIALVAWGYIPKPPLSHSVLTVINEYKNFLEKIGHQADIINEKDVNEVIEYINNNNYDFVHLHAYSFVSEFNRNLKQKYCFTCHDGYLFKTDKWNEEFREAYQHYFNAPGIIALSHLTKDFLLKAGYSGYISVQVNGIDTQKVSFQDKGNNKAICLGWIQPRKQQKLLAKIIDGKIGIDFVGPLDDPDFVEGTTTKHLGVWSLEQVYSRLTDYSCLVLISEGEVAPLVVLEAMAAGLCIVVSESASANLHHKEFIKILPDNILTDTTPEAKQIVTDTISEMIEKNQYYRQEILEYVRENFDFSRIIYNYNDIMHDFINLHS